A stretch of the Photobacterium sp. CCB-ST2H9 genome encodes the following:
- a CDS encoding AI-2E family transporter — protein MLEMISRWYQRRFSDPHAVSLVAILLVGFITIYFFGNLIAPLLVAIVLAYLLEWPVMYLTRLRVPRTLAVTLVLLLFTSLMVMAVFGLIPMIWHQISNLLSDVPSMFNDLQRYVSSLPERYPELVQPEQITTVMNSMRTKVLGMGETALKGSVASLLSLATLAVYLILVPLLVFFLLKDKDEMLSTLGRLLPRNRRLASKVGEEMNEQISNYIRGKVTEIIIVGVASYITFALLDLRYSLLLAVLVGLSVLIPYIGAAAVTVPVAMVGLFQWGLTPDFWWLLVAYGIIQALDGNVLVPVLFSEAVNLHPVAIIVSVLVFGGLWGFWGVFFAIPLATLVKAVWHALPATDHAEDTP, from the coding sequence ATGCTGGAAATGATAAGTCGCTGGTATCAGCGCAGGTTTTCTGACCCTCACGCGGTCAGTCTGGTGGCGATTCTCTTGGTGGGCTTCATCACCATTTATTTTTTCGGCAACCTGATCGCGCCTTTGCTGGTCGCTATCGTACTGGCTTATTTACTTGAGTGGCCGGTCATGTATCTGACCCGGCTCCGGGTTCCCCGTACCTTAGCGGTTACGCTGGTCCTGTTGCTGTTTACCAGTCTGATGGTAATGGCGGTCTTTGGCCTGATCCCGATGATCTGGCATCAGATCAGCAATCTGCTTTCAGATGTTCCCAGCATGTTTAATGATCTGCAGCGTTATGTCTCCAGCCTGCCAGAACGATATCCTGAACTGGTTCAGCCGGAGCAGATCACCACAGTGATGAACAGTATGCGAACCAAAGTGCTGGGGATGGGGGAAACCGCTCTGAAAGGTTCGGTGGCCTCGTTGCTGAGCCTGGCGACGCTGGCAGTCTATTTGATTTTGGTGCCGCTGCTGGTCTTCTTCCTGCTGAAAGATAAAGATGAAATGCTCAGTACACTGGGCCGGCTGTTACCGAGAAACCGTCGTCTCGCCAGTAAAGTCGGCGAGGAGATGAACGAGCAAATCTCAAACTATATTCGCGGTAAAGTCACGGAAATCATTATCGTCGGTGTTGCCAGCTATATTACCTTTGCTCTGCTTGACCTGCGTTACTCTCTGCTGCTGGCGGTATTGGTGGGGCTTTCCGTTCTGATCCCTTATATCGGTGCTGCGGCCGTGACGGTGCCTGTTGCCATGGTTGGTTTGTTTCAGTGGGGGCTGACACCGGATTTCTGGTGGCTGCTGGTGGCGTACGGCATTATTCAGGCACTGGACGGGAATGTCCTGGTTCCGGTGCTGTTTTCAGAAGCGGTGAACCTCCATCCGGTCGCGATTATTGTATCGGTACTGGTTTTTGGTGGCTTATGGGGTTTCTGGGGTGTCTTTTTCGCGATCCCATTGGCTACACTGGTAAAAGCGGTCTGGCATGCTCTGCCAGCCACTGACCATGCTGAAGATACGCCATAA
- a CDS encoding DMT family transporter codes for MPIPFRVLMFTSLAMLAFAANSLLNRIALSETDIDPASFTLIRLASGAVLLWLLHALNTPAHTLSARPAGSWISAFSLFIYAAGFSFAYLSLTAATGALLLFAAVQITMMAVALWRGERMTIWQLAGFVLALAGLVVLLLPGVSAPSWQGAILMLTAGGAWGIYTLRGKGAKDPLQITAGNFLRAVPMAVVCCLIAGGTHLDRLGVIYAILSGGIASGVGYAVWYSVLPLLTAMSAATVQLSVPVLAAMGGVIFLSESVSTRLLIASAAILGGIAVVLWFKPVPQPEQSRGRQ; via the coding sequence ATGCCGATACCGTTCAGAGTATTGATGTTCACCTCCCTGGCCATGCTTGCTTTTGCGGCCAACTCTCTTCTCAACAGAATTGCTCTGTCTGAAACTGACATCGATCCCGCGAGTTTTACCCTGATCCGGTTAGCATCGGGTGCGGTTTTGCTGTGGTTGCTTCATGCGCTGAACACACCGGCACATACACTCAGCGCCAGACCGGCAGGCAGCTGGATCTCTGCTTTTTCTCTGTTTATCTACGCAGCCGGTTTCTCTTTTGCCTATCTGAGCCTGACGGCGGCAACCGGTGCATTGCTGTTATTTGCCGCAGTTCAGATCACCATGATGGCCGTCGCGTTATGGCGCGGAGAAAGAATGACAATCTGGCAATTGGCGGGCTTTGTGCTGGCACTGGCTGGTCTGGTCGTCCTTTTGCTCCCCGGCGTATCTGCGCCTTCCTGGCAGGGGGCAATCCTCATGCTGACGGCCGGAGGCGCATGGGGAATCTATACCCTCAGAGGAAAAGGGGCGAAAGACCCCCTGCAAATTACGGCTGGAAATTTTCTGCGGGCGGTGCCGATGGCTGTAGTTTGTTGTCTGATTGCTGGGGGGACGCATCTTGATCGGCTTGGCGTGATATATGCCATCCTGTCTGGTGGAATTGCATCCGGTGTCGGATATGCCGTCTGGTACAGTGTTCTGCCTCTGCTGACAGCAATGAGTGCGGCAACCGTTCAGCTCAGTGTGCCTGTGCTGGCTGCAATGGGCGGGGTTATTTTTCTGTCGGAGTCAGTGAGCACCCGGCTGTTGATTGCCTCAGCAGCAATATTAGGCGGTATTGCGGTGGTGTTGTGGTTTAAGCCTGTCCCGCAACCCGAACAAAGCCGGGGCAGGCAATGA
- the bcp gene encoding thioredoxin-dependent thiol peroxidase: MQTLTAGTPAPEFTLLDQNGAPVSLNDFKGKKVLAYFYPKAMTPGCTVQACGLRDSKTELDAHNVVVLGISIDPVKRLPKFIERDKLNFTLLSDEDHAVAEQFGVWGEKKFMGKIYDGLHRISFLINEDGVIEHVFNKFKTKDHHEVVLNYLKENNAI, from the coding sequence ATGCAAACCCTGACTGCAGGAACTCCCGCACCTGAATTCACGCTTCTGGATCAGAATGGTGCACCTGTCAGCCTGAACGATTTCAAAGGGAAAAAGGTTCTCGCTTATTTCTATCCCAAAGCCATGACACCGGGCTGCACCGTCCAGGCTTGCGGATTACGCGACAGCAAAACCGAGCTTGATGCGCATAATGTGGTGGTTCTGGGAATCAGCATTGATCCGGTGAAGCGTCTGCCGAAATTTATCGAGCGCGACAAGCTGAACTTTACCCTGCTGTCAGACGAAGACCATGCTGTTGCTGAGCAATTCGGTGTCTGGGGCGAGAAGAAATTCATGGGGAAAATCTACGATGGCCTCCATCGCATCAGCTTCCTGATCAACGAAGACGGTGTGATTGAACATGTCTTCAATAAGTTTAAGACCAAAGATCACCACGAAGTCGTGCTGAACTACCTGAAAGAAAACAATGCCATTTGA
- a CDS encoding glycine cleavage system protein R yields MEHYLVITAIGTDRPGITDEITRHISLSGCNIEDSRLAIFGSEFTFILLLSGTAASISRVEATLPMRAQQLDLLTMMKRTTRHEHRFYPYTAEFHVEGNDAPGLIEKFTHFCATRQIDISALSAHSQEEDDNSGEDQLTLQLSTNLPEGCNLMSLQEEFEDLCQTVQVTGTVTFTGHNPKEK; encoded by the coding sequence ATGGAACACTACCTCGTTATTACCGCGATTGGCACTGACCGGCCGGGCATTACCGATGAAATCACCCGGCATATCTCCCTGAGCGGTTGCAATATTGAAGACAGCAGGCTGGCGATTTTCGGCAGCGAATTCACTTTTATCCTGCTTTTGTCGGGTACGGCCGCGTCTATTTCGCGGGTCGAGGCAACGCTCCCAATGCGGGCCCAGCAACTCGATTTGCTGACCATGATGAAGCGGACAACCCGGCACGAACACCGTTTTTACCCTTATACGGCTGAATTCCATGTCGAGGGAAACGATGCCCCGGGACTCATTGAGAAGTTCACCCATTTCTGTGCCACACGCCAGATAGACATCTCGGCGCTCAGTGCCCATTCTCAGGAAGAAGATGACAACAGCGGGGAAGACCAGCTGACCCTGCAACTGAGTACCAACCTGCCGGAAGGTTGCAACCTGATGTCTTTACAGGAAGAATTTGAAGATTTGTGCCAGACCGTACAAGTCACGGGCACAGTGACATTTACCGGCCATAATCCGAAAGAAAAATAA
- the lipB gene encoding lipoyl(octanoyl) transferase LipB: MQRNLIVRNLGLKDYSVTYEAMHDFTADRDDDTVDEIWLVEHLPVFTQGQAGKAEHVLNPGDIPIFQSDRGGQVTYHGPGQQMMYLLLDLRRLKLGVRELVTHIENTVINTLSRFGVTSNARPDAPGVYVDGKKICSLGLRIRRGCSFHGLALNVNMDLSPFMRINPCGYAGMEMTQLAMFNGPTELADVQPILVDELVNLLDYQSIEWITESN, translated from the coding sequence GTGCAAAGAAATCTCATTGTCCGCAACCTGGGCCTGAAAGACTATTCTGTCACTTATGAGGCCATGCATGATTTTACCGCCGATCGCGATGACGACACCGTCGATGAGATCTGGCTGGTTGAGCACCTTCCCGTTTTTACTCAGGGGCAAGCCGGCAAAGCCGAGCACGTGCTGAATCCTGGTGATATCCCTATTTTTCAGAGTGATCGCGGTGGACAAGTGACCTATCATGGCCCGGGGCAGCAAATGATGTATCTTCTGCTCGATCTGCGCCGCCTCAAACTGGGCGTCCGTGAGCTGGTCACGCACATTGAAAACACAGTAATCAACACGCTATCCCGTTTCGGGGTAACCTCTAATGCCCGTCCGGACGCCCCTGGTGTCTATGTCGACGGCAAAAAAATCTGCTCACTCGGTCTACGTATCCGTCGCGGCTGTTCTTTTCATGGCCTGGCCCTCAACGTCAACATGGATTTATCGCCTTTCATGCGCATCAATCCCTGTGGCTATGCGGGTATGGAAATGACTCAGCTGGCTATGTTCAATGGCCCTACAGAACTGGCTGATGTGCAACCTATACTTGTCGATGAGTTAGTGAATTTGCTCGATTACCAGAGCATAGAGTGGATAACGGAAAGCAATTAA
- the bamC gene encoding outer membrane protein assembly factor BamC: protein MNVNYRLAVTAVMVATLAGCSGGAERRRQANQDFNYLETVPLSSWNSPSSGAATVSGEYAIPAADYSGAIGKAVDIRPPQQVLALIPGARTVHNSDGTVSLQLVKAEELNELWTLTKRLGKERNIPFDVDTAQTLETSWVQWNNEDEDTEISSRYRITRSSENGQNLYTIKLLDWREAGVDKTVSLGNQERYSILMTNLVMAKYDAYEREKARVRAQELVKQISISMGRDRSGLPVIIARAPYNVFWERLPSLLQALGFTVDGRNRSQGTVDVSFRSPGDDFWTELGIQPLQLSNRDYDLQLGDLGNRTSITVTDEDGKPITEEALESLAPVLAAVIDKENQR, encoded by the coding sequence ATGAATGTGAATTACAGGCTGGCAGTTACGGCTGTCATGGTCGCTACACTGGCTGGCTGTTCGGGTGGTGCTGAGCGCCGCCGTCAGGCAAATCAGGACTTTAATTATCTGGAAACTGTACCGCTCAGCAGCTGGAACAGCCCGAGCAGCGGTGCGGCGACGGTGTCTGGCGAGTATGCCATTCCGGCTGCCGACTATTCTGGTGCCATTGGTAAAGCGGTTGATATTCGTCCACCGCAACAGGTACTCGCGCTCATTCCGGGCGCCCGAACTGTCCATAATTCCGATGGTACGGTGAGCCTGCAACTGGTTAAAGCTGAAGAATTGAATGAACTCTGGACCCTGACCAAACGTCTTGGGAAAGAGCGGAATATTCCATTTGATGTTGATACCGCGCAGACCCTGGAAACCAGTTGGGTTCAGTGGAACAACGAGGATGAAGACACTGAAATCAGCAGCCGATACCGGATTACCCGTTCCAGCGAGAATGGCCAGAACCTGTATACCATTAAACTGCTGGACTGGCGTGAAGCGGGTGTCGACAAGACGGTGAGTCTCGGGAATCAGGAACGTTACAGTATCCTGATGACGAATCTGGTCATGGCGAAATACGACGCATATGAGCGTGAGAAAGCCCGCGTGCGGGCACAGGAACTGGTCAAGCAGATCTCAATCAGTATGGGCCGTGATCGCAGCGGTTTACCCGTGATTATTGCGCGTGCGCCTTACAATGTTTTCTGGGAACGCTTGCCAAGCCTCCTGCAGGCGCTGGGTTTCACCGTTGATGGCAGAAACCGTTCTCAGGGTACAGTTGATGTTTCTTTCCGTTCACCGGGTGATGATTTCTGGACCGAACTCGGTATTCAGCCGCTTCAGCTGTCGAATCGTGATTATGATTTGCAGCTGGGTGATCTGGGGAACCGGACCTCAATTACCGTCACAGATGAAGATGGTAAGCCGATCACTGAGGAAGCGCTGGAAAGTTTAGCGCCGGTACTGGCAGCTGTGATTGATAAAGAGAATCAGCGCTGA
- a CDS encoding sulfurtransferase TusA family protein, whose amino-acid sequence MEIPKLDLTDARCPLALLIAKRACHGLDVGYSLDIHVCDTGARQDIPRYLRHQGFDVRVQSDDPQLLVITVTKRL is encoded by the coding sequence ATGGAAATACCCAAGCTGGATTTAACTGATGCCCGCTGTCCGCTGGCGTTACTGATTGCGAAACGGGCTTGCCATGGACTGGATGTCGGATACTCCCTGGACATTCATGTTTGTGACACGGGCGCCCGGCAGGATATACCCCGCTATCTGCGGCATCAGGGCTTTGACGTCCGGGTGCAGTCAGATGACCCACAATTACTTGTGATTACCGTTACTAAAAGGTTGTGA
- the ybeD gene encoding DUF493 family protein YbeD, which yields MQQQEQPKLKDLLEFPCQFTYKVMGFNKPELPDLVVEVIQRHAPGDYTPLVKPSGKGTYSAVSITITATHIEQVETLYKELGEIEIVRVVL from the coding sequence ATGCAACAGCAAGAACAGCCAAAACTTAAAGATTTACTCGAGTTCCCTTGTCAGTTTACCTACAAGGTAATGGGCTTTAATAAGCCTGAACTGCCGGACCTGGTGGTAGAAGTGATTCAACGCCATGCGCCAGGTGACTACACGCCGTTGGTGAAACCAAGCGGCAAAGGCACTTACAGTGCCGTTTCAATTACAATCACAGCGACTCACATTGAGCAGGTTGAAACGCTTTATAAGGAACTGGGCGAGATTGAGATTGTCCGTGTCGTCCTCTGA
- the arsC gene encoding arsenate reductase (glutaredoxin) (This arsenate reductase requires both glutathione and glutaredoxin to convert arsenate to arsenite, after which the efflux transporter formed by ArsA and ArsB can extrude the arsenite from the cell, providing resistance.): protein MSITIYHNPRCSKSRETLNLLESKGIEPKIIKYLEETPSATQLAELQRKLGFDSARQMMRTKEDIYQSLNLGDASVSEQALLDAMAANPKLIERPIVVNGDKAALGRPPEQVLDIL from the coding sequence ATGTCTATCACGATTTATCACAATCCACGCTGTTCCAAGAGCCGTGAAACGCTGAACCTGCTGGAAAGCAAAGGGATTGAACCGAAAATCATCAAGTATCTGGAAGAAACCCCGTCTGCAACCCAACTCGCAGAGCTGCAACGTAAACTTGGCTTTGACTCTGCCCGTCAGATGATGCGGACAAAAGAAGATATTTATCAGTCCCTGAACCTTGGCGATGCGTCCGTGTCGGAGCAGGCTCTGCTGGACGCTATGGCAGCCAACCCGAAACTGATTGAACGCCCGATTGTCGTCAATGGTGACAAAGCCGCGCTGGGTCGTCCGCCGGAACAAGTGCTGGATATTCTGTAA
- the lipA gene encoding lipoyl synthase, whose amino-acid sequence MSKPIVIEPGVKYRDADKMALIPVRNMEAEEKPREMLRKPEWMKIKLPADTQRIRDIKDAMRKNNLHSVCEEASCPNLAECFSHGTATFMILGAICTRRCPFCDVAHGRPLPPSAEEPVHLAQTIADMKLRYVVVTSVDRDDLRDGGAQHFADCIREIRVKSPEIKIETLVPDFRGRMDRALEILRDNPPDVFNHNLETAPRLYRKARPGANYQWSLDLLKKFGEMHPNVPTKSGLMMGLGETKEEIIEVLKDLRAHGVTMLTLGQYLAPSRHHLPVERYVPPSEFDELKEIALELGFTHAACGPFVRSSYHADLQAKGEEVK is encoded by the coding sequence ATGAGCAAACCGATCGTAATAGAACCAGGTGTCAAATATCGTGACGCCGACAAAATGGCCCTGATCCCAGTACGTAACATGGAAGCGGAAGAAAAACCCCGTGAAATGCTGCGTAAACCGGAGTGGATGAAAATCAAACTGCCGGCGGATACCCAACGTATCCGGGACATCAAGGACGCGATGCGTAAGAACAACCTGCACTCGGTCTGTGAAGAGGCATCCTGTCCGAACCTGGCAGAGTGCTTTAGTCACGGTACGGCCACCTTCATGATTCTGGGTGCCATCTGTACCCGTCGATGCCCGTTCTGTGACGTTGCCCATGGCCGTCCGCTGCCGCCAAGTGCTGAAGAGCCGGTTCATTTGGCTCAGACCATCGCTGATATGAAGCTGCGCTACGTGGTTGTCACATCCGTTGACCGCGATGATCTGCGTGACGGCGGTGCACAGCACTTTGCTGACTGTATCCGTGAAATTCGCGTGAAGAGCCCTGAAATCAAGATCGAAACCCTTGTCCCTGATTTCCGTGGCCGGATGGATCGTGCGCTGGAAATCCTGCGTGATAATCCGCCGGATGTCTTCAACCATAACCTGGAAACTGCGCCACGCTTATACCGCAAGGCCCGTCCGGGTGCGAACTACCAGTGGTCGCTGGATCTGCTGAAGAAATTCGGTGAAATGCATCCGAACGTTCCGACAAAATCCGGCCTGATGATGGGTCTGGGTGAAACCAAAGAAGAGATCATTGAAGTCCTCAAGGATCTGCGTGCACACGGCGTAACGATGCTGACCTTAGGTCAGTACCTGGCACCAAGCCGCCACCACTTGCCTGTTGAACGTTATGTGCCGCCATCAGAGTTTGATGAGCTCAAAGAAATTGCACTGGAGCTGGGCTTTACCCATGCGGCCTGTGGTCCGTTTGTCCGCTCGTCTTACCATGCCGACCTGCAGGCAAAAGGCGAAGAAGTGAAATAA
- a CDS encoding M48 family metallopeptidase, with the protein MLRLTKKPVCLLLCALLSSAPTITQAEASPEDLPEIGTTAASTLTIEKELEYGDAYMRMLRASKPIINDPLLSEYVQDLGHKLVANAQDVRTPFEFFLIQNREVNAFAFFGGHVALHSGLFLHAQSESELASVMAHEIAHITQRHLARSMEDQAKKSPATMAALIGSLMLAIASPEAGIAAIQATTAASVQGQINYTRSNEMEADRIGIATLAKSGFDVQAMPTFFGRLADQYRYASTPPAMLLTHPLPESRIADTRNRAAQYPPHRVQISENYLLAQARVIARYANLDSRNALDWFERKDKKAHGAEKMAVDYGKALVLMDSGKYKEAEALLMPLLKAEPGNRFFIDSATDLDLFLKRYDNAINRLQHALKSNPANAVLRLNLAHTLLKAGRAKDCLTLLSRFTYDNPDDINGWNMLAEAYAGTGRRDGELAARAEVMALRGDWEKAIQNYIQASQIVEVGSLDQARYDARIDQLRLARARFADL; encoded by the coding sequence ATGCTTCGATTGACCAAAAAGCCAGTTTGCCTGCTGCTCTGTGCACTGCTGAGTTCAGCCCCGACAATAACTCAGGCAGAAGCGTCTCCGGAAGATCTTCCTGAGATCGGAACCACTGCGGCCTCAACACTGACCATCGAAAAAGAACTGGAATACGGCGATGCCTACATGCGCATGCTGCGGGCCAGCAAGCCGATTATCAATGACCCGCTGCTCTCTGAATACGTGCAGGATCTGGGGCATAAGCTGGTTGCCAATGCACAGGATGTACGCACCCCCTTTGAGTTTTTCCTGATCCAGAACCGCGAAGTGAACGCCTTTGCTTTCTTTGGCGGCCACGTCGCCCTGCACTCCGGTCTTTTCCTTCATGCCCAGAGTGAGAGTGAACTGGCTTCGGTCATGGCACACGAAATCGCCCACATCACCCAGCGCCATCTGGCACGGAGCATGGAAGATCAGGCGAAGAAATCACCGGCGACGATGGCCGCACTGATTGGCTCCCTGATGTTAGCCATTGCCTCACCGGAGGCCGGTATTGCAGCCATCCAGGCCACCACAGCGGCTTCGGTGCAGGGGCAGATCAACTATACCCGCAGCAATGAAATGGAAGCTGACCGGATTGGTATCGCGACTCTGGCAAAATCGGGTTTCGACGTTCAGGCTATGCCAACCTTTTTTGGTCGTCTGGCCGATCAGTACCGCTATGCCAGCACCCCGCCTGCCATGCTGCTGACTCACCCGCTGCCGGAATCCCGTATCGCAGATACCCGCAACCGTGCTGCGCAATATCCGCCGCACCGCGTTCAGATTTCCGAAAACTATCTGCTGGCACAGGCCAGAGTGATTGCACGCTATGCTAACCTCGACAGCCGGAATGCGCTGGACTGGTTTGAACGCAAAGACAAAAAAGCCCATGGGGCCGAAAAAATGGCCGTCGACTACGGAAAAGCGCTGGTACTGATGGACAGCGGCAAATACAAAGAAGCAGAAGCATTGCTGATGCCTTTGCTCAAAGCAGAACCCGGCAACCGTTTCTTCATCGATTCAGCAACCGACCTGGATCTGTTCCTGAAACGCTACGACAATGCCATCAACCGACTGCAACATGCACTGAAATCCAACCCCGCCAATGCAGTGCTGAGGCTGAATCTGGCGCATACACTTCTGAAAGCCGGGCGGGCAAAAGATTGTCTGACATTACTCAGCCGATTTACCTACGACAACCCTGATGATATCAACGGCTGGAACATGCTGGCCGAAGCCTATGCCGGAACTGGCCGCCGGGATGGTGAGCTGGCTGCACGGGCCGAAGTGATGGCCCTCCGCGGCGACTGGGAAAAAGCAATCCAGAACTACATTCAGGCCAGCCAGATCGTGGAAGTCGGCTCACTGGATCAGGCCCGATACGATGCCCGTATCGACCAGTTACGCCTGGCGCGGGCCCGATTTGCCGATTTGTAG
- a CDS encoding serine hydrolase has translation MNKSAAFFRSVTASAVLMTSLSATAAPAVVPEAPQIAAKGYVLMDYHSGKILAGQNEYQKLPPASLTKMMTSYVIGQEIKRGNISMDDTVVVSKNAWAKNFPGSSKMFIEVGSEVKVSDLNRGIIIQSGNDACVAMAEHVAGSEDSFVDLMNGWAKTLGMDSTHFANVHGLDNANLFTTPYDMALLAQGLIRDVPDEFAIYKEKSFRYNGIEQFNRNSLLWDKSLNVDGLKTGHTDNAGYSLVSTATEGQMRLIAVVMGTKNANARKAESKKLLNYGFRFFETVSPHKANETFVTEKVWMGDTDEVSLGVSQDTFVTLPRGSVKDLKANFVLEKELKAPIHKGDVVGKLYYRLGDDDVAEYPLLALNDVNQGGIFSRLIDYIVLLFKGWLS, from the coding sequence ATGAATAAATCTGCTGCATTTTTTCGCTCTGTCACAGCCTCTGCCGTTTTGATGACAAGCCTTTCCGCGACAGCGGCACCAGCCGTTGTTCCAGAAGCCCCGCAGATAGCCGCTAAAGGTTATGTCCTGATGGATTACCATTCAGGCAAAATTCTGGCCGGACAAAATGAATACCAGAAGCTGCCGCCTGCGAGCCTGACCAAGATGATGACCAGTTATGTCATCGGTCAGGAAATCAAACGCGGTAACATCTCTATGGATGATACTGTTGTGGTCAGTAAAAATGCCTGGGCGAAAAACTTCCCTGGCTCATCCAAAATGTTTATCGAGGTTGGTAGTGAAGTCAAAGTGTCTGACCTCAACCGCGGTATCATCATTCAGTCAGGCAATGATGCTTGTGTTGCCATGGCCGAACATGTGGCTGGTTCTGAAGACTCTTTTGTCGATTTGATGAACGGATGGGCAAAAACACTGGGGATGGATTCCACCCATTTTGCCAACGTACACGGTCTGGATAATGCCAATCTGTTCACCACCCCTTATGACATGGCGCTGCTGGCACAGGGCCTGATCCGTGACGTGCCGGACGAGTTCGCAATCTATAAGGAAAAATCTTTCCGCTATAACGGCATTGAGCAGTTCAACCGAAACAGCCTGCTGTGGGACAAGAGCCTGAATGTGGATGGTCTGAAAACCGGCCATACGGATAACGCCGGATACAGCCTGGTCAGTACTGCAACCGAAGGTCAGATGCGTCTGATCGCTGTTGTGATGGGCACCAAAAATGCCAACGCCCGTAAAGCTGAAAGTAAAAAGCTGCTGAACTATGGTTTCCGCTTTTTCGAAACCGTTTCTCCGCATAAAGCCAACGAGACCTTCGTGACTGAAAAAGTCTGGATGGGTGACACGGATGAAGTCTCACTGGGTGTCAGTCAGGATACTTTCGTCACGCTGCCGCGTGGTTCGGTCAAAGATCTGAAAGCCAACTTTGTGCTGGAAAAAGAGTTGAAAGCGCCAATCCACAAAGGCGATGTTGTCGGTAAACTGTACTACCGCCTGGGCGATGACGATGTTGCTGAATACCCGCTGCTGGCACTGAACGATGTCAATCAGGGAGGCATTTTCAGCCGTCTGATTGATTATATCGTCTTGTTGTTTAAGGGCTGGCTGAGCTAA
- the dapA gene encoding 4-hydroxy-tetrahydrodipicolinate synthase, whose amino-acid sequence MFTGSMVALVTPLDEVGEVDYASLKSLVEYHIAAGTDALVAVGTTGESATLTVEEHVKVVLKTVDFAQGRIPVIAGTGANATHEAITFSKLFSGTGVAACLTVTPYYNKPTQEGLYQHFKAISEATDLPQILYNVPGRTSVDMLPETVARLSKLDNIIGIKDATGDLSRVAKTRELCGEDFLQFSGDDATGLEFVALGGHGVISVTANIAAEDMATMFRLALNGEIEAAKAIDAKLMPLHKNLFVESNPIPVKWAAHKMGLIQHGTLRLPLTPLSKEAEPVVLQALKDAKLLPSLATA is encoded by the coding sequence ATGTTTACTGGTAGCATGGTAGCGCTAGTTACGCCCTTGGATGAAGTCGGTGAAGTAGATTACGCCAGCCTGAAATCCTTGGTTGAATATCATATTGCAGCAGGCACAGATGCTCTGGTTGCTGTAGGAACCACAGGCGAGTCCGCCACGCTGACTGTGGAAGAGCACGTGAAAGTGGTGCTGAAGACAGTCGATTTTGCTCAGGGCCGTATCCCTGTCATTGCCGGTACAGGCGCCAATGCCACCCATGAAGCCATCACTTTCAGTAAACTTTTCTCCGGTACGGGTGTTGCCGCTTGCCTGACAGTGACTCCTTACTATAACAAACCGACGCAGGAAGGCTTGTATCAGCACTTCAAGGCGATTTCTGAAGCCACAGACCTGCCGCAAATTCTGTACAACGTACCGGGTCGTACTTCTGTCGATATGCTGCCGGAAACTGTGGCACGCCTGTCTAAGCTGGATAACATCATCGGAATTAAAGATGCGACCGGCGATTTGTCCCGTGTAGCAAAAACTCGGGAACTTTGCGGCGAAGATTTCCTCCAATTCAGCGGTGATGATGCAACAGGTCTGGAATTTGTCGCGCTTGGCGGACATGGCGTCATTTCAGTGACTGCAAATATTGCAGCTGAGGATATGGCAACGATGTTCCGGCTGGCACTGAATGGCGAGATTGAAGCTGCGAAAGCCATTGACGCAAAATTAATGCCATTGCACAAGAACCTGTTTGTTGAGTCCAATCCCATTCCGGTGAAATGGGCAGCACACAAAATGGGGCTGATCCAGCACGGTACATTACGTCTGCCGTTGACGCCGCTGAGCAAAGAGGCTGAACCTGTTGTGTTGCAAGCGTTGAAAGATGCGAAACTGCTGCCTTCACTGGCCACCGCATAG